One part of the Desulfonema ishimotonii genome encodes these proteins:
- the lpxK gene encoding tetraacyldisaccharide 4'-kinase, whose amino-acid sequence MSRLVSRAKTVMTGHGTGGALPLCLNGLSRIYESVVRGRASLYGSGVIRSHRLPCKVISVGNIVAGGTGKTPMTLFLARLLIRSGQRVAILSRGYRGQAEKTGGIVCDGKTLLMGPDEAGDEPFMMASHLKSVPVLVGRNRCESGRRAVEMFRPDVILLDDAFQHLKLKRDLNLVLLDSRSPFGNGHLLPLGLLREPLSALERADAFVLTRWNSEPPPSELPSGKPVFRTGHTPYLFRMIPAGRSGQEISVSPNAVPEEPVPPSPRCNADREVSSHPKAACLTGRNAFAFSGIARNEAFVESAMFLGCKICGAMGFPDHHPWSGADFRQIFQAARAAGAEMLVTTEKDYARLSDDVRFPLDLGVIGIEISMKSGRADFEAFLKKSLSL is encoded by the coding sequence ATGAGCCGACTCGTTTCAAGGGCCAAAACGGTGATGACGGGCCACGGGACGGGCGGTGCGCTGCCCCTTTGCCTAAACGGCCTCTCCCGGATCTATGAAAGCGTTGTCCGGGGCCGGGCCTCTCTCTACGGTTCCGGGGTCATCAGATCCCATCGCCTGCCCTGCAAGGTGATCTCCGTGGGCAACATCGTGGCCGGGGGGACCGGCAAAACCCCCATGACCCTCTTTCTGGCGCGGCTCCTGATCCGGTCCGGCCAACGGGTGGCGATCCTCAGCCGGGGCTACCGGGGACAGGCGGAAAAGACGGGCGGCATCGTCTGCGACGGAAAAACCCTTCTCATGGGGCCGGACGAGGCCGGAGACGAGCCGTTTATGATGGCGTCCCATCTGAAGAGCGTGCCGGTGCTGGTGGGGCGGAACCGGTGTGAATCCGGCAGGCGGGCGGTAGAAATGTTTCGGCCGGATGTGATCCTGCTGGATGATGCGTTTCAGCACCTGAAGCTGAAACGGGATCTGAACCTGGTGCTTCTGGACAGCCGCAGTCCCTTTGGCAACGGCCATCTGCTGCCGCTCGGCCTGCTGCGGGAGCCACTTTCGGCGCTGGAGCGGGCAGACGCCTTTGTACTGACCCGATGGAACAGCGAGCCGCCGCCCTCTGAACTGCCCTCCGGCAAACCGGTGTTCCGGACCGGACACACCCCGTATCTTTTCAGAATGATTCCGGCAGGGCGCTCCGGGCAGGAGATCTCTGTCAGCCCGAACGCCGTCCCCGAAGAACCTGTTCCCCCGTCGCCGCGCTGCAACGCCGACCGGGAGGTTTCCAGCCACCCGAAGGCCGCCTGCCTGACCGGGCGCAACGCTTTTGCCTTTTCCGGCATTGCCCGGAATGAAGCCTTTGTGGAAAGCGCGATGTTTCTGGGATGCAAAATCTGCGGCGCAATGGGCTTCCCAGACCACCATCCCTGGTCCGGGGCCGATTTCAGGCAAATTTTTCAGGCGGCAAGGGCGGCAGGGGCGGAGATGCTGGTGACCACGGAAAAGGATTACGCCCGGCTCTCTGACGATGTTCGGTTCCCCCTTGATCTGGGGGTGATCGGCATTGAGATTTCCATGAAATCGGGCAGGGCAGATTTTGAGGCGTTTTTGAAAAAATCTTTGTCTCTCTGA
- a CDS encoding 3-deoxy-D-manno-octulosonic acid transferase — protein MVETMMPVYNFLLIFFMILGLPVLIPLVLHSPKRRATVLQRLGLRGLPEKPARKRRIWVHALSVGEVISAVPLVRAMKTRFPDHEILFSAATKTGFETATAQIGPQVARIFFFPLDILFSVRRVIRRVAPEFVIIVETDIWPNFLAEARRRDIPVFLVNTRLSTRSFRGYRRFSFFTGPVFRMFTRICPQSGADAQRFLHLGVPPEQIVTTGNMKFDQPADPVPAERIAQMRSDLHIRPEARVLVAGSTHAGEEEQIRVAWIGLKKALPDLCLIVAPRNPERADAVCRIFSESGLKALPMKSAEQTASEGGWDVMAVDRIGVLRSLYALGEIAFVGGSLVALGGHNPLEPAAFGKPVLFGSHMADFAEISALLLAEGGAVQVTDAASFRRETLRLFENTAAASETGKRALRVFTANRGAVARTLDVIGRGLET, from the coding sequence ATGGTTGAAACGATGATGCCTGTATACAATTTCCTGCTGATTTTTTTCATGATCCTGGGCCTGCCGGTCCTCATCCCCCTGGTGCTGCATTCCCCCAAGCGGCGGGCAACGGTGCTTCAGCGCCTGGGCCTTCGGGGGCTGCCGGAAAAGCCGGCACGGAAGCGGCGCATCTGGGTCCATGCCCTTTCCGTGGGCGAGGTCATTTCTGCCGTACCCCTGGTCCGGGCCATGAAAACGCGATTCCCGGACCATGAGATTCTCTTTTCAGCCGCCACAAAGACGGGATTTGAGACCGCAACGGCACAGATCGGCCCCCAGGTTGCGCGGATTTTCTTCTTTCCTCTCGACATTCTCTTCTCTGTCAGACGGGTGATCCGCCGGGTGGCCCCGGAATTTGTGATTATTGTGGAGACCGACATCTGGCCCAATTTTCTGGCCGAGGCCCGGCGCCGGGACATTCCGGTTTTTCTGGTCAACACCCGGCTCTCAACGCGCTCTTTCAGGGGATACCGCCGGTTTTCATTCTTCACCGGGCCGGTTTTCAGAATGTTCACCCGGATCTGCCCCCAGTCCGGGGCTGATGCGCAGCGGTTCCTGCACCTGGGCGTGCCCCCGGAGCAGATTGTCACCACCGGCAACATGAAGTTTGACCAGCCGGCTGACCCGGTCCCGGCTGAGCGGATTGCGCAGATGCGCAGCGATCTGCACATCCGACCGGAGGCCCGCGTGCTGGTGGCGGGCAGTACCCATGCGGGTGAAGAGGAACAGATCCGGGTGGCATGGATTGGCCTGAAAAAAGCGCTGCCGGACCTCTGCCTGATCGTGGCCCCCAGAAACCCGGAACGTGCGGACGCGGTCTGCCGGATATTCTCGGAAAGCGGCCTGAAGGCCCTGCCCATGAAATCCGCCGAACAGACCGCTTCCGAAGGCGGATGGGATGTCATGGCCGTGGATCGCATCGGTGTACTCAGATCCCTGTATGCCCTGGGCGAGATTGCCTTTGTGGGCGGCAGCCTTGTGGCGCTGGGCGGGCACAATCCCCTTGAACCGGCAGCCTTTGGCAAACCGGTTCTGTTCGGTTCCCACATGGCCGATTTTGCCGAAATCTCCGCCCTGCTGCTGGCCGAGGGCGGCGCGGTTCAGGTGACAGACGCGGCCTCTTTCCGCCGTGAAACGCTCCGGCTTTTTGAAAATACTGCGGCAGCGTCAGAGACGGGGAAACGGGCATTACGGGTCTTTACGGCCAACAGGGGCGCAGTGGCCCGGACCCTGGATGTCATCGGGCGGGGGCTGGAAACATGA
- the lptF gene encoding LPS export ABC transporter permease LptF: MKSNAIVNRYILKELIPPFALNVMFFTFVFLLTEILEITNMIVNYNVDLFSVLRMLAYSMPYFLVFVLPMSVMMAVLLTFLRMSSDNEIIALKSVGVSLYQMLPPVFLFCLMGCLLTGWMSIYGLPWGRLSLKKLTVEVARSNIDIGLKERTFNNSFKGVMLYVSRIDLKSKALIDVFIQDDRTAKTMITVIAPRGQIFSDPEHFRFQMRLFNGMINQVDLKTRKVNTINFETYDLNLDLEKAVEKVSGGPKNEKEMSLSELRHYLKTDTKRDSKYYNVLIMFHKKFSIPFACFALGLLAIPLGIQSKAARKSVGLGLGLALFLLYYLLLSAGQVFGETGFYPPLIGMWVPNIVTGGIGLCLLVRTVRGRPVYIDLIPYLFKWLKR, encoded by the coding sequence ATGAAATCAAACGCCATCGTCAACCGATATATCCTTAAGGAACTGATTCCGCCGTTTGCGCTCAATGTCATGTTTTTCACCTTCGTGTTTCTCCTGACCGAAATTCTGGAAATCACCAACATGATCGTGAATTACAATGTGGATCTCTTCTCCGTATTGCGGATGCTGGCCTATTCCATGCCCTATTTTCTCGTTTTTGTTCTCCCCATGTCGGTGATGATGGCCGTGCTGCTCACTTTTCTCCGTATGTCTTCCGACAACGAAATCATCGCATTGAAATCGGTCGGCGTCAGCCTCTACCAGATGCTGCCGCCGGTCTTTCTCTTCTGCCTCATGGGGTGTCTGCTGACCGGATGGATGAGCATATACGGCCTGCCCTGGGGACGGCTCTCGCTGAAAAAACTGACCGTGGAGGTGGCCAGATCCAATATTGACATCGGGCTGAAGGAGCGGACCTTTAACAACAGCTTCAAAGGGGTGATGCTCTATGTCAGCCGGATTGATCTGAAAAGCAAGGCCCTGATCGATGTCTTTATCCAGGATGATCGGACGGCCAAAACCATGATCACGGTAATTGCACCCAGGGGACAGATATTCAGCGACCCGGAGCATTTCAGATTTCAGATGCGCCTCTTTAACGGGATGATCAACCAGGTGGACCTCAAAACCCGGAAGGTCAATACCATTAATTTTGAAACCTATGACCTGAATCTCGATCTGGAAAAGGCCGTGGAAAAGGTCAGCGGCGGGCCGAAAAATGAAAAGGAGATGAGCCTTTCCGAGCTGCGGCATTACCTGAAGACCGATACAAAGCGGGATTCGAAATATTACAATGTGCTGATCATGTTTCACAAAAAATTCTCCATCCCCTTTGCCTGTTTTGCCCTGGGGCTTCTGGCAATTCCTCTGGGCATCCAGTCCAAGGCCGCCCGGAAGTCGGTGGGGCTGGGGCTGGGACTGGCCCTGTTTCTGCTTTACTACCTGCTGCTCTCTGCCGGGCAGGTTTTCGGCGAGACCGGATTTTATCCGCCCCTGATCGGCATGTGGGTGCCGAATATCGTCACCGGCGGCATCGGCCTCTGCCTGCTGGTCCGCACTGTCCGGGGCCGCCCCGTCTATATTGACCTGATACCCTATCTGTTTAAATGGTTGAAACGATGA
- a CDS encoding DUF3783 domain-containing protein codes for MSEKGTFEKIGQSDRRMFGPTKILVCGYAGAEQARMTEAWDQAGLGHVPVVLIPSGEIGKTLKEIAELPERSGPEAASDLPRAIIMSGLTETELRTAMKSYRALGLPGPLWAALTETSVHWTLGELLRELSAEREAFLKKQQR; via the coding sequence ATGAGCGAAAAAGGGACGTTTGAAAAGATCGGTCAGTCTGACCGGCGGATGTTCGGGCCGACAAAAATTCTGGTCTGCGGTTATGCCGGGGCGGAACAGGCCCGTATGACAGAGGCCTGGGACCAGGCGGGGCTGGGTCATGTGCCTGTTGTCCTTATCCCATCGGGCGAGATCGGAAAGACGCTGAAGGAGATTGCGGAACTGCCGGAGCGGAGCGGGCCGGAAGCGGCCTCTGATCTGCCCAGGGCCATTATCATGTCCGGGCTGACGGAGACGGAACTCCGTACGGCCATGAAAAGCTACCGGGCGCTGGGCTTGCCAGGCCCCCTATGGGCGGCCCTGACCGAAACCTCGGTTCACTGGACACTGGGAGAGCTGCTGCGCGAACTTTCCGCAGAGCGGGAGGCGTTTCTGAAAAAACAGCAGCGCTGA
- a CDS encoding MBL fold metallo-hydrolase produces the protein MTSEPSASRDGLIFCPLASGSRGNAIFISDGTTSVLVDAGLSGVEIERRMKARGLAPQELDAVVVSHEHGDHIRGVGVLSRRFHLPVYISPGTETAAGSRMGRLTDVAHFECGTGFSIRTLSLHPFSTSHDAADPAGFTIGRNGTRIGIATDLGVATAMVREHLRACSLVFIEANHDPEMLMNGPYPWHLKQRVKSRTGHLSNFDTRSLVAEIQHDRLSHVVLGHMSEKNNCPRKALSTVGAAFGQCRTRLSLATQEEGGELIRLSGE, from the coding sequence ATGACTTCCGAACCATCAGCGTCCCGTGACGGGCTTATCTTCTGCCCTCTGGCCAGTGGCAGCAGGGGCAACGCCATCTTCATATCCGACGGCACCACCTCTGTCCTGGTGGATGCCGGGCTTTCAGGCGTTGAGATCGAAAGGCGGATGAAGGCCAGGGGATTGGCGCCTCAGGAACTGGACGCCGTGGTGGTCTCCCACGAACACGGGGATCACATCCGGGGCGTGGGGGTTCTCTCCCGGCGCTTTCATCTGCCGGTATATATCAGCCCCGGAACAGAGACCGCTGCCGGTTCCCGCATGGGCAGACTGACAGATGTCGCCCATTTTGAATGCGGCACCGGATTCAGCATCCGCACCCTCTCCCTCCACCCGTTTTCCACATCCCATGACGCGGCAGATCCGGCGGGCTTCACCATCGGACGCAACGGCACCCGGATCGGCATTGCCACGGATCTGGGGGTGGCGACCGCTATGGTCCGGGAGCATCTCAGGGCCTGTTCCCTGGTCTTTATCGAGGCCAACCATGACCCGGAAATGCTGATGAACGGCCCCTATCCGTGGCATCTGAAGCAGCGGGTCAAAAGCCGGACCGGGCATCTCTCCAATTTCGACACCCGGTCCCTGGTGGCGGAAATTCAGCACGACCGCCTCTCCCACGTTGTGCTGGGGCATATGAGCGAAAAAAACAATTGCCCCCGAAAGGCCCTCAGCACCGTCGGCGCGGCGTTCGGTCAGTGTCGGACACGCCTCTCCCTGGCAACTCAGGAAGAGGGCGGTGAACTGATCCGGCTCAGCGGCGAATAA
- a CDS encoding tetratricopeptide repeat protein has translation MTSKRSNKKAKKAAKRKVQTRKQKHLQAEQRSRFLIEDVVDEAMQRIEEGDFRTAERILSKLKKKHGGNPLIFYGLGVLEAFKENFSRAIGYFNSATDLRPDLVEAHFNKAVAYQQDADISNAIRAFQKVVEYGEPDNDLVEAAQDKLDIYGKTMKEMYNLTIETFTEAQDLFEAGFALMDNREWEKAIGKFQQAIEKNPHFSQPYGNMGMCYGFLGEKQKSLDALDRALEIDPGYEPAIFNRMAVEALEEGQKLNVPMKEIRYKGVS, from the coding sequence ATGACATCAAAAAGAAGCAATAAAAAGGCAAAGAAAGCTGCGAAGCGCAAGGTACAGACCCGGAAACAGAAACACCTTCAAGCCGAACAGAGATCAAGATTTTTAATCGAAGACGTTGTGGATGAGGCGATGCAGCGGATTGAAGAGGGCGATTTCAGAACGGCGGAGCGAATTCTGTCAAAGCTGAAGAAAAAACACGGCGGGAATCCCCTGATATTTTACGGCCTGGGGGTTCTGGAGGCGTTCAAAGAGAATTTTTCCCGTGCCATCGGATATTTTAACAGCGCGACCGATCTTCGCCCGGACTTGGTTGAGGCCCATTTCAACAAGGCTGTCGCATATCAGCAGGACGCCGATATTTCAAATGCGATCAGGGCGTTTCAGAAGGTGGTTGAATACGGTGAGCCTGACAATGACCTGGTTGAGGCAGCACAGGATAAGTTGGACATATACGGAAAAACGATGAAGGAAATGTACAACCTGACGATAGAGACTTTCACGGAAGCCCAGGATCTGTTTGAAGCGGGGTTTGCCCTGATGGACAATCGTGAATGGGAAAAGGCCATCGGAAAATTCCAACAGGCGATAGAAAAAAATCCTCATTTTTCCCAGCCTTACGGGAATATGGGGATGTGTTATGGCTTTCTGGGTGAAAAACAGAAATCCCTGGATGCCCTGGACAGGGCTTTGGAAATAGATCCGGGCTACGAACCGGCAATATTCAACAGAATGGCCGTTGAAGCCCTGGAAGAAGGCCAGAAGCTCAACGTGCCCATGAAGGAGATAAGGTATAAGGGAGTTTCGTGA
- the ansA gene encoding asparaginase — MGKKIYIAHTGGTIGMKRTPDGYMPSPGYLAEQMALMPELKRDLMPSFDIREYDPLIDSSNMSPENWLKIARDIAENYDRYDGFVVLHGTDTMAYTASALPFMLRGLDKPVILTGGQIPLCEIRNDSRENLITAMLIAANYNIPEVCLFFGNRLLRGNRSVKVDANSFEAFDSPNLPPLGVTGIGIDINWDLVLPRPKIRTDDISVHMMNESRVAALRLFPGISEEVVKNILAPPIRGLVLGTYGVGNGPGDNPKLMAALKTASDRGVVIVNCTQCLRGRVRMGAYAAGTALGRAGVISGFDMTTEAALAKMFYLFSQNLPADEIREKMQQSLRGELTPPQASVAH; from the coding sequence ATGGGGAAAAAAATTTATATCGCCCACACAGGCGGAACGATCGGCATGAAGCGGACGCCGGATGGCTATATGCCGTCTCCCGGCTATCTGGCCGAGCAGATGGCCCTGATGCCGGAGCTGAAAAGAGATCTGATGCCGTCATTTGACATCCGGGAATACGACCCGCTGATCGACTCGTCCAACATGTCGCCGGAAAACTGGCTGAAGATCGCCCGTGACATTGCGGAAAATTACGACCGGTACGACGGATTTGTCGTTCTGCACGGAACCGACACCATGGCCTATACGGCTTCGGCCCTGCCCTTTATGCTCCGGGGACTGGACAAGCCCGTCATTCTCACGGGCGGACAGATTCCCCTGTGCGAGATCCGCAACGACTCCAGGGAAAACCTGATAACGGCCATGCTGATCGCCGCCAACTACAACATCCCGGAGGTCTGTCTTTTTTTCGGAAACCGGCTGCTCCGGGGCAACCGGTCGGTCAAGGTGGACGCCAACTCTTTTGAGGCCTTTGACTCGCCCAACCTCCCGCCCCTGGGCGTGACCGGAATCGGCATTGATATCAACTGGGATCTGGTACTCCCCCGACCCAAAATTCGGACAGATGACATCTCGGTCCACATGATGAACGAGTCACGGGTGGCTGCGCTGCGCCTCTTTCCCGGCATCTCCGAAGAGGTGGTGAAAAACATTCTGGCCCCGCCCATCCGCGGGCTGGTGCTGGGAACCTACGGGGTGGGCAACGGTCCCGGCGACAACCCGAAGCTCATGGCGGCGCTGAAGACGGCGTCCGACCGGGGCGTGGTGATCGTCAACTGCACCCAGTGTCTCAGAGGCCGGGTCCGCATGGGGGCCTATGCGGCAGGAACAGCCCTGGGCCGGGCCGGGGTCATCAGCGGCTTTGATATGACCACCGAGGCGGCCCTGGCCAAGATGTTCTACCTGTTCAGCCAGAACCTGCCTGCGGATGAGATCCGGGAGAAGATGCAGCAGAGTCTGCGCGGCGAACTGACGCCGCCGCAGGCGTCTGTGGCGCACTGA
- a CDS encoding AI-2E family transporter, translating to MMEILKGWLRRYFSDPQIAILAVLLGAGFILIFMLGDLLTPVFLSIIIAYLLEGMTAKLEQWHMPRLAAVLLVFTIFIACLLVLIIWLLPMLSRQIADLIQNLPYMVSRGRTELMHLPDKYPDFISRTQINQIIDYLTTELTRVGQYIVSISLASVRGLITLLVYSILVPLLVFFFLKDKTLILEWFKSFLPEERSLVNEVWHEVNLQIGNYVRGKIWEILIVWGVTYITFILLDLPFNMLLSFFVGLSVLIPYIGATVMFLPVGLIAFFEWGWGGPLAYTMIALGIIQALDGNLLVPLLLSGVVNIHPVAIIVSVLLFGGLWGLWGLFFAIPLATLFHAVVKAWLQSSRRVKDSDLPTSD from the coding sequence ATGATGGAAATTCTCAAAGGCTGGCTCAGGCGATATTTTTCCGACCCCCAGATCGCCATTCTGGCCGTCCTGCTGGGGGCCGGATTTATTCTGATCTTCATGCTGGGCGACCTGCTCACACCCGTATTTCTCAGTATCATTATCGCCTATCTCCTTGAGGGGATGACCGCAAAACTGGAACAGTGGCATATGCCACGCCTTGCGGCGGTTCTCCTGGTGTTTACCATATTCATTGCCTGCCTGCTGGTGCTGATCATATGGCTGCTGCCCATGCTGTCCCGGCAGATCGCCGACCTGATACAGAATCTGCCGTATATGGTGTCCAGAGGGCGCACGGAGCTGATGCACCTCCCGGACAAGTATCCGGATTTTATCTCCCGGACCCAGATCAACCAGATCATTGATTATCTCACCACCGAACTGACGCGGGTGGGCCAGTACATCGTCTCCATCTCCCTGGCCTCTGTCCGTGGCCTGATCACCCTGCTGGTCTACTCGATTCTCGTCCCGCTTCTGGTGTTTTTCTTTCTGAAAGACAAGACCCTGATCCTGGAGTGGTTCAAAAGCTTTCTGCCGGAAGAACGGAGTCTGGTCAATGAGGTATGGCATGAGGTCAACCTCCAGATCGGTAACTACGTCCGGGGAAAGATATGGGAGATCCTGATTGTCTGGGGCGTCACCTACATCACCTTTATCCTGCTCGACCTCCCCTTTAACATGCTTTTGTCCTTTTTCGTGGGACTGTCGGTTCTGATTCCCTATATCGGTGCAACGGTGATGTTCCTGCCGGTGGGGCTGATCGCCTTTTTTGAATGGGGCTGGGGCGGGCCGCTGGCATACACCATGATCGCCCTCGGCATCATACAGGCCCTCGACGGGAACCTTCTGGTGCCGCTGTTACTGTCCGGGGTTGTCAATATCCATCCGGTGGCGATTATTGTATCGGTGCTGCTGTTCGGGGGATTGTGGGGATTGTGGGGACTTTTCTTCGCCATCCCCCTGGCCACCCTTTTTCATGCGGTGGTCAAGGCGTGGCTGCAATCCTCGCGCCGTGTGAAAGACAGCGATCTGCCGACCTCCGACTGA
- a CDS encoding acyltransferase codes for MRKDHRPYCLKRLDRKFQKFYANHFLRPQFDHLGRGGVFMKPWHVEVFGSRIGIGDYATVIAAPDRKIRLSVWSGRADRGHIRIGSYCLICPGVRMGSSHGISVGDNCMVASGVYITDSDWHGVYNRTDTGKSAPVRILENAWIGDSAIICKGVTIGRNSIVGAGSVVTRDVPENVIVAGNPATVVKALDPGEKIITRSQWLSDPAKISRAFNEIDRDMLRNNTLGSWLRHLLFPAEGD; via the coding sequence TTGAGAAAAGATCATCGGCCATATTGCCTGAAACGGCTCGACCGGAAATTTCAGAAATTCTACGCCAACCACTTTCTGCGCCCCCAGTTCGACCACCTGGGCCGGGGCGGCGTCTTTATGAAGCCCTGGCATGTGGAGGTGTTCGGTTCCCGCATCGGGATCGGGGATTACGCCACCGTCATTGCCGCGCCCGACCGGAAGATCCGGCTTTCCGTATGGTCCGGCAGAGCGGACAGGGGGCATATCCGGATCGGGAGCTACTGCCTGATCTGTCCGGGGGTCCGCATGGGCTCTTCCCACGGGATCTCCGTGGGCGATAACTGCATGGTGGCGAGCGGTGTCTACATCACCGATTCGGACTGGCACGGTGTTTACAACCGGACCGACACCGGCAAATCCGCACCGGTCCGCATCCTGGAAAACGCATGGATCGGCGACAGCGCCATCATCTGCAAGGGGGTGACGATCGGGCGGAACAGTATTGTGGGCGCAGGCTCGGTTGTCACCCGTGACGTGCCGGAAAACGTCATTGTGGCGGGAAACCCCGCAACGGTCGTCAAGGCGCTTGATCCCGGGGAAAAGATCATCACCCGGTCCCAGTGGCTCTCTGACCCGGCAAAGATATCCAGGGCGTTTAACGAGATCGACCGGGACATGCTTCGCAACAACACCCTGGGAAGCTGGCTGCGCCACCTTCTGTTTCCCGCAGAGGGGGATTGA
- a CDS encoding phenyltransferase domain-containing protein: MKQNISGRWQQSSIDVETVAGLIADEQRPSGEIPWHSREKTDPWDHVEAAIGLGTGGYLREAERAFEWMARMQLEDGSWYSAYRDGTPEDLTRESNMSSYIAVGVFHHYLLTGNRAFLSRMWPVVARAIAFTLTLRAPEGEMYWAVSPEGNIDPMALLTGSSSIYMSLKCAIAIAEKLGYARPPAWAEAARNLKAAIRHRPHCFNVTKARYSMDWFYPILSGALTGEAARKRIDKYWKKFVIQGEGVRCVSDRPWVTIAETSECCIALAAMGNARTAGIMFNWICDKRYEDGAYWCGHTCPDMTIWPEERITWTNAVVLMAADALFELTPASRLFFHRFWETFAEGI; the protein is encoded by the coding sequence ATGAAACAGAATATTTCCGGCAGATGGCAGCAGAGTTCCATTGATGTGGAGACCGTGGCAGGACTGATTGCGGACGAACAGCGCCCCAGCGGCGAAATTCCGTGGCACAGCAGGGAAAAAACCGACCCCTGGGATCATGTGGAGGCCGCCATCGGCCTGGGAACGGGCGGTTATCTCCGGGAGGCGGAGCGGGCCTTTGAGTGGATGGCCCGGATGCAGCTTGAAGACGGCAGTTGGTATTCGGCCTACCGGGACGGCACCCCCGAAGATCTGACCCGTGAATCGAATATGTCGTCCTATATCGCGGTCGGGGTTTTCCACCATTACCTGCTCACCGGCAACCGGGCGTTCCTTTCCCGGATGTGGCCGGTGGTGGCCCGGGCCATTGCGTTCACCCTGACCCTCCGGGCGCCGGAGGGCGAGATGTACTGGGCCGTCAGTCCCGAAGGCAATATCGACCCCATGGCCCTTCTGACCGGCTCCAGTTCTATCTATATGAGCCTGAAATGTGCCATTGCCATTGCCGAAAAGCTGGGATATGCGCGCCCACCGGCCTGGGCTGAGGCGGCCCGGAACCTGAAGGCGGCCATCCGGCACCGTCCCCACTGCTTCAACGTGACCAAGGCCCGGTATTCAATGGACTGGTTCTATCCGATTCTGAGCGGCGCGCTGACCGGCGAGGCGGCCCGGAAACGGATTGACAAATACTGGAAAAAATTTGTGATACAGGGGGAAGGGGTCCGGTGCGTATCCGACCGCCCCTGGGTGACCATCGCGGAGACCTCCGAGTGCTGCATCGCCCTGGCGGCAATGGGCAACGCCCGGACGGCCGGGATCATGTTCAACTGGATCTGCGACAAGCGATATGAGGACGGCGCCTACTGGTGCGGCCACACCTGCCCGGATATGACCATCTGGCCTGAAGAGAGGATCACATGGACCAATGCGGTCGTGCTGATGGCGGCCGACGCCCTTTTTGAGCTGACACCGGCCTCCCGGCTCTTTTTTCACCGGTTCTGGGAAACTTTTGCGGAGGGAATATAG